A region from the Rosa rugosa chromosome 6, drRosRugo1.1, whole genome shotgun sequence genome encodes:
- the LOC133715682 gene encoding hydroxyacylglutathione hydrolase cytoplasmic: protein MKIHHVACLEDNYAYLIIDESTKEAAVVDPVEPEKVLKAAQEHGAQVKLVLTTHHHWDHAGGNEKIKQLVPGIKVYGGSVDNVKGCTDKVDNGDKISLGADTQILSLHTPCHTKGHISYYVTSKEGEEPAVFTGDTLFIAGCGKFFEGTAEQMHQSLCVTLASLPKPTRVYCGHEYTVKNLQFAQTVEPDNAKIKQKLSWAQQQREAGLPTVPSTIESEMETNPFVRADLPELQEKVGCHNAVDALREIRQRKDNWRG from the exons ATGAAAATCCATCACGTTGCTTGCTTGGAAGACAATTACGCATACCT AATTATTGACGAGAGCACCAAAGAAGCCGCGGTTGTGGATCCTGTTGAACCCGAAAAGGTTCTTAAAGCAGCCCAAGAGCACGGCGCCCAAGTCAAACTCGTCCTCACCACTCACCACCATTG GGATCATGCTGGTGGAAATGAGAAGATTAAGCAGTTGGTGCCTGGTATTAAAGTATATGGGGGTTCTGTTGATAATGTGAAGGGGTGCACTGATAAGGTGGACAATGGTGATAAGATTTCGCTCGGAGCTGATACTCAAATACTCTCGCTTCACACACCTTG TCACACAAAAGGTCATATAAGTTATTATGTGACTAGCAAAGAGGGAGAGGAACCAGCTGTTTTCACCGGAGACACACTG TTTATTGCTGGTTGTGGCAAATTTTTCGAAGGAACAGCTGAACAGATGCATCAGTCACTATGCGTAACTTTAGCTTCATTGCCAAAGCCTACACGAGTTTACTGTGGTCATGAG TACACGGTGAAGAACTTGCAATTTGCTCAGACAGTAGAACCAGACAATGCCAAGATAAAGCAGAAGTTATCCTGGGCACAGCAGCAGCGGGAAGCAGGTCTCCCGACAGTTCCCTCAACCATTGAGAGTGAGATGGAAACAAACCCTTTTGTGCGGGCTGATCTGCCAGAGCTTCAG GAGAAGGTCGGTTGCCACAATGCTGTGGACGCCCTACGTGAGATAAGGCAGAGGAAGGACAATTGGAGGGGCTAA
- the LOC133713660 gene encoding uncharacterized protein LOC133713660: MEASAGNGSSASSGGNSSGGEDRATSFGSMQFPALRFFQSPLSFLLDYSGILSPTSSSSRHESDAPVVNAGVVPDSRPHSPAACTSGSSNAGEVSIRIIGAGEQEDRGNSNETTALQGQRGEENGGVDNQAGMDERVPLVAPSSPEHEAGEAGNGVEENSRDSAYQRYDIQQVARWIEQVLPFSLLLLVVFIRQHLQGFFVTIWISAVMYRSNDIVRKQTALKGDRKISFLVGIAVVFMLHVVGVYWWYRNDDLLYPLAMLPPKAIPPFWHAIFIILVNDTLVRQATMAFKCLLLVYYKNGRGHNYRRQGQMLTVVEYSLLLYRALLPAPVWYRFFLNKEYGSLFSSLITGLYLTFKLTSVVEKVQSFFASIRALSRKDIHYGSHATLEQVNAAGDLCAICQEKMHAPILLRCKHIFCEDCVSEWFERERTCPLCRAVVKPADLRTFGDGSTSLFFQFF; encoded by the exons ATGGAGGCATCGGCCGGCAATGGGAGCAGTGCGAGCAGTGGAGGGAACAGTAGTGGTGGTGAGGATCGTGCGACGTCGTTTGGCTCTATGCAATTCCCGGCGCTGCGATTCTTCCAGTCGCCGCTTTCTTTTCTGTTAGATTACTCCGGCATACTTTCGCCTACCTCGTCGTCCTCGCGCCACGAGAGCGACGCCCCGGTGGTCAACGCCGGCGTCGTTCCCGATTCGCGGCCGCATTCCCCTGCGGCCTGCACCAGCGGCTCTAGCAACGCCGGGGAGGTTTCGATTCGGATTATCGGCGCCGGGGAGCAGGAGGACCGCGGGAATAGTAACGAAACGACGGCGTTGCAAGGGCAGCGTGGAGAGGAGAATGGAGGGGTGGATAATCAGGCCGGGATGGATGAGAGAGTCCCCTTGGTGGCTCCGTCGTCGCCGGAACATGAGGCAGGGGAGGCTGGGAATGGCGTGGAAGAGAATTCTAGGGATTCGGCTTACCAGAGATATGATATTCAACAGGTAGCCAGGTGGATTGAGCAGGTTCTTCCGTTTTCGCTGCTCTTACTCGTTGTGTTCATCCGTCAGCATTTGCAAG GTTTCTTTGTCACTATATGGATATCAGCTGTCATGTATAGGTCAAATGACATTGTTAGGAAGCAGACGGCTCTAAAG GGAGACAGGAAAATCTCTTTTCTTGTGGGCATTGCTGTTGTTTTTATGCTTCATGTGGTTGGTGTTTACTGGTGGTATCGAAATGATGATCTTTTATACCCGCTGGCAATGCTTCCTCCAAAAGCCATACCACCATTCTggcatgcaatattcatcattTTGGTAAATG ATACTTTGGTGAGACAGGCAACAATGGCTTTCAAGTGTTTGTTGCTTGTATACTACAAGAATGGAAGAGGGCATAACTATCGTCGACAG GGTCAAATGTTAACCGTAGTTGAGTATTCGCTGCTGCTGTACCGTGCCTTATTACCAGCACCTGTTTGGTACAGATTCTTCCTGAACAAAGAATATGGAAGCCTCTTCTCATCACTTATTACAGGATTATACTTGACTTTTAAGCTAACATCTGTTGTTGAGAAG gTCCAATCCTTTTTTGCTTCTATAAGGGCATTATCACGAAAAGATATCCATTATGGGTCCCACGCAACATTGGAACAG GTAAATGCAGCAGGAGACCTTTGTGCCATTTGCCAGGAGAAGATGCATGCTCCTATCCTGTTGCGCTGCAAACACATCTTCTGCGAGGACTGTGTTTCCGAATG gtttgagagagaaagaactTGCCCTCTATGCCGAGCAGTGGTAAAACCTGCAGATCT